A region from the Candidatus Sysuiplasma jiujiangense genome encodes:
- a CDS encoding Gfo/Idh/MocA family oxidoreductase yields the protein MKTLVLGSRGFGKVHLDSWKKQNVEIALYDRNEKILEETAEAYGATETFSDITKALSSDAEIVDIILPHNMHRAVALDAISRKKHVLIEKPIATTVADAELMIETAARTGVKFMVAEQYYFDSSVRYAVRAVNEGKIGRVHTIIVRDQRLYSKNGWRTDAKVMGGGSLIDGGIHFVDTLLNLGGDYRSIRSAAYHGSSSIEGEDTSISLFDFKSSAHGLLFYTWSYPYSPRLPSFEVIGSEGSIVEDVGTHPEVDFKYMSGIRYAFGKPVLNGKTVDIKIEDVFDKEIGGFLKAVEERSEPPMDPVIAKRDLAAVLEIYKAGTTPLQK from the coding sequence ATGAAAACCCTGGTTCTCGGCTCAAGAGGTTTTGGCAAGGTGCATCTCGACTCATGGAAAAAACAGAACGTCGAAATTGCGCTCTATGACCGTAATGAAAAGATTCTTGAAGAGACGGCCGAAGCCTACGGCGCAACGGAGACTTTCAGCGATATTACGAAGGCTCTGTCATCAGACGCCGAAATAGTCGATATCATCCTGCCGCATAACATGCACAGGGCAGTTGCATTAGACGCCATCTCCAGGAAGAAGCATGTGCTGATTGAAAAACCGATAGCAACGACTGTCGCCGACGCCGAATTGATGATTGAAACGGCGGCCAGGACAGGAGTGAAATTCATGGTGGCAGAGCAGTATTACTTTGATTCATCCGTCAGATATGCAGTCAGGGCAGTGAACGAGGGAAAAATCGGCAGAGTTCACACGATCATTGTCCGGGATCAGAGGCTTTACAGCAAGAACGGCTGGAGGACAGATGCGAAAGTAATGGGTGGCGGTTCCCTTATTGACGGCGGCATCCATTTCGTCGACACGCTTCTCAACTTGGGCGGCGACTACCGCAGTATCAGGTCGGCGGCTTACCATGGCTCTTCCTCTATTGAGGGAGAGGACACGTCCATTTCACTGTTTGATTTCAAATCGTCGGCACATGGCCTGCTCTTCTATACATGGAGCTATCCTTACAGTCCGCGGTTACCCTCGTTCGAAGTCATAGGCAGCGAGGGCAGCATAGTGGAGGATGTCGGCACACATCCCGAAGTGGATTTCAAGTACATGTCCGGCATCCGCTACGCGTTTGGAAAACCCGTACTGAACGGAAAGACAGTTGACATCAAAATAGAAGATGTATTCGATAAGGAGATCGGAGGTTTTCTCAAGGCTGTCGAAGAGAGGAGCGAACCACCCATGGATCCGGTAATTGCGAAGAGAGATCTTGCAGCTGTCCTGGAAATCTATAAGGCCGGAACGACTCCGTTGCAGAAGTAA
- a CDS encoding SDR family oxidoreductase: protein MEGSGNTVVITGASLGIGKATAMKLASEGYDLILNDLVDTSRVFDKIAGSNDSVIHVTGDISEAGTIDRIARAAGRSGVKLTGLVNSAFAMVSKPFLELTGKDWRRTFDVTFFAPVLLCRKLIPLMIRNGGGSIVNISSVHALAAGDVDSAAYDAAKAAMNALTRSIALEFGHLGIRANSILPGLVASERILDWKKRKPAEYEASCLSHALGRAGKPEEIAEAVSFLISGRSSFVTGSSMLVDGGQMTALNETTAFSVLRKMHRSDSR, encoded by the coding sequence ATGGAAGGAAGCGGAAATACAGTTGTTATTACAGGCGCTTCCCTTGGAATAGGCAAGGCAACAGCCATGAAGCTGGCCTCGGAAGGTTATGATCTTATTCTGAACGACTTAGTGGACACAAGCAGGGTTTTCGATAAAATCGCAGGCAGTAATGATTCTGTAATCCATGTCACAGGCGACATTTCCGAGGCCGGAACAATAGACCGGATTGCACGTGCCGCGGGCAGATCAGGGGTGAAACTGACCGGACTCGTGAACAGTGCTTTTGCCATGGTAAGCAAGCCCTTTCTGGAACTCACAGGGAAAGACTGGAGACGGACATTCGATGTCACTTTCTTCGCACCTGTTCTCCTGTGCAGGAAACTAATCCCGCTGATGATCAGGAATGGAGGCGGAAGTATAGTCAACATATCCTCTGTGCACGCTCTTGCGGCCGGAGATGTCGATTCAGCTGCATATGACGCCGCGAAGGCCGCAATGAATGCACTGACACGCTCGATAGCGCTTGAATTCGGTCATCTTGGGATAAGGGCAAATTCCATACTGCCCGGTCTTGTGGCGAGCGAGCGGATACTGGACTGGAAGAAGAGAAAACCGGCTGAATATGAGGCATCCTGCCTCTCGCATGCTCTCGGAAGGGCAGGCAAACCCGAAGAGATTGCCGAGGCAGTGAGCTTTCTGATATCAGGCAGGTCATCATTCGTTACCGGCAGTTCCATGCTGGTTGACGGTGGTCAGATGACAGCACTTAATGAGACGACCGCATTTTCAGTCCTCAGGAAAATGCACCGCAGCGATTCCCGCTGA
- a CDS encoding ABC transporter ATP-binding protein: MVKIEFRNVTKSFGRGNRIKTAIKDISFTVENRDFYGIIGSSGAGKTTLLRLIAGLEEPTTGSIYFNDEVVAENGKINVPAEGRNIGMVFQNWALYPHLTSYENIAFPLRARKMPAPEIRKKVEFLADLLDIREALNRRPGNISGGQQQRVAVSRALAKDPSLLLLDEPFSNLDATIKDSARSLVRNVQKELEITAIIVSHDPADIFALAHNALVISNGLNIQTAATETLYHKPKAIDVARAIGEINLIPSKLTAGSRSVVNIGEKIGFEISPEQLGDAHRSAGEMKILLGLRPEGIMLTTEDEDEELNEKEWLMLSNGTVNISGYSVGVFRVIFNIPGIDKDIVTTSEVPLPGGTPVKVYVRKNEILLFDTEGRSIMNYDGKVIQPAFN; this comes from the coding sequence TTGGTAAAAATAGAATTCAGAAATGTTACGAAATCGTTTGGACGCGGAAACAGGATAAAAACAGCCATCAAGGACATATCGTTCACAGTTGAAAACAGGGACTTCTACGGCATTATCGGTTCCAGCGGCGCCGGCAAGACGACACTCTTGAGACTCATTGCCGGCCTGGAAGAACCAACGACGGGTTCAATCTATTTCAACGATGAAGTGGTCGCTGAAAACGGAAAGATCAATGTTCCGGCCGAGGGCAGAAACATCGGTATGGTATTCCAGAACTGGGCGCTCTATCCGCATCTTACGAGCTATGAGAATATAGCCTTCCCGTTGAGGGCGAGAAAAATGCCCGCTCCCGAGATCAGGAAAAAGGTGGAGTTCCTTGCCGATCTCCTCGATATACGGGAAGCCCTGAACAGGAGGCCCGGCAATATCAGCGGCGGACAGCAGCAGAGGGTCGCCGTGAGCAGGGCGCTCGCCAAGGATCCGTCCCTGCTCCTCCTCGACGAACCTTTCAGCAATCTCGATGCGACCATCAAGGACAGCGCACGTTCGCTTGTCCGGAACGTGCAGAAGGAACTGGAAATCACGGCCATAATTGTTTCCCATGATCCGGCCGATATTTTCGCACTCGCGCACAATGCCCTGGTGATATCCAACGGCCTGAACATTCAGACAGCCGCGACCGAAACGCTCTATCACAAGCCGAAGGCTATCGATGTAGCCAGGGCGATTGGTGAAATAAACCTCATACCTTCGAAACTGACAGCCGGCAGCAGGTCTGTGGTCAATATCGGGGAGAAGATCGGTTTTGAAATCAGCCCGGAGCAGTTAGGGGATGCGCACAGGAGCGCCGGAGAAATGAAAATCCTTCTCGGTCTCAGGCCAGAGGGAATAATGCTTACGACAGAAGATGAGGATGAAGAACTGAATGAGAAAGAATGGCTCATGCTCAGCAACGGTACGGTGAACATTTCCGGTTATTCGGTTGGCGTGTTCAGGGTGATATTCAACATTCCCGGCATAGACAAGGATATTGTGACAACAAGCGAAGTTCCGCTGCCGGGAGGAACTCCAGTAAAGGTATATGTCAGGAAGAACGAGATTCTGCTGTTTGACACCGAAGGGCGCTCGATAATGAATTACGACGGAAAAGTCATACAGCCGGCGTTTAACTGA
- a CDS encoding carbohydrate ABC transporter permease produces MTEQLISARTKILIRSAVVIALLCFFAAIWLIPVYSLLINSFKTASGVISTPVLEPAGFSLSAIETVFSQMKQSLLNSLIVTIPVAAISTFLGAMAAYHLSLKQSYFNDTVFTIIAIATFVPYEITLVPLTSLAVKLGIFNTYYGLIFAFLVFYLPTGALLMSIFMAVLPKRTLEAARIDGANDWLIFRKVVWPLVIPGAISTFMFIIVETWNNFFIPLILTSTPPMRTASVLVMSYSGSYGALYNESFAAALISSLLPLLLIIVLGRYFIRGFLALGSGGKG; encoded by the coding sequence AATATGGCTGATTCCTGTCTACAGCCTGCTAATCAATTCATTCAAGACTGCATCGGGAGTCATCAGCACTCCCGTTCTGGAGCCTGCGGGCTTCTCACTGTCCGCTATAGAAACAGTGTTCTCCCAGATGAAGCAGAGTCTGCTCAACAGCCTTATCGTCACGATTCCGGTGGCTGCAATCTCGACCTTCCTGGGGGCAATGGCTGCATACCATCTTTCCCTCAAGCAATCATACTTCAACGACACTGTTTTTACAATAATAGCAATCGCCACCTTTGTGCCCTATGAGATAACGCTTGTGCCGCTGACCAGCCTGGCGGTGAAGCTGGGTATTTTCAATACATATTACGGATTGATATTCGCCTTTCTTGTTTTCTACCTTCCGACAGGGGCCCTGTTGATGTCGATCTTTATGGCCGTCCTGCCGAAGCGGACACTGGAAGCGGCGCGGATAGACGGAGCAAATGACTGGCTCATATTCAGGAAGGTAGTATGGCCGCTGGTCATCCCAGGTGCGATATCCACCTTCATGTTCATAATAGTTGAAACATGGAATAATTTTTTCATACCTCTTATACTCACCTCGACACCTCCCATGAGAACTGCATCGGTGCTGGTGATGTCCTATTCGGGCAGCTACGGTGCGCTGTACAATGAGAGCTTTGCTGCCGCACTGATATCGTCCCTTCTTCCGCTATTGCTTATAATCGTACTCGGCAGATACTTCATAAGAGGATTTCTGGCCCTGGGCTCGGGCGGCAAGGGGTGA